A genomic stretch from Arachis stenosperma cultivar V10309 chromosome 3, arast.V10309.gnm1.PFL2, whole genome shotgun sequence includes:
- the LOC130967926 gene encoding calcium-transporting ATPase 4, plasma membrane-type-like: MDNYLKEFELEPKDRSIEALSRWRFAVSAWVIKNRRRRFRNVVDLVKLTLAEEKKKKIQHKLRSIRVVVQVHRAKDLLKNAISSAVEYELSEKTRESGFRIEPDDIATLVSAHDLKNFKKIGRAEGIARKLSVSVNDGVSQDSIHNRQQIYGLNRYTERPSKSFLMFVWEALHDLTLIILIVCALVSIAIGLPTEGWPKGVYDGLGIILSVFLVVTVTAISDYQQSLQFRDLDKEKKKLFVQVTRDGKRQKVSIYDLVVGDIVHLSTGDQVPADGVFVTGYSLLIDESSLSGESEPVNIDEQKPFLLAGTKVQDGQGKMIVTTVGMRTEWGKLMETLSEGGEEETPLQVKLHGVATIIGKIGLAFAVLTFIVLTIRFLVEKAVSGDFGSWSMNDAMKLLDYFAIAVTIIVVAIPEGLPLAVTLSLAFAMKKLMNDKALVRHLSACETMGSASCICTDKTGTLTTNHMVVNKIWVCEKEAEIKGNEGAEKLKTEIPEEVMSILLQAIFQNTSSEVVKDETGNNTILGTPTESALLEFGLLTGGDFDAQRSTYKIIKVEPFNSVRKKMSVLVSLPNGGVRAFCKGASEIILRMCDKIIDSNGNAADLPEEQANKVNDVINNFASEALRTLCLAVKDIDATEGESSIPDHGYTLIAIVGIKDPVRPGVRKAVQTCLAAGITVRMVTGDNINTARAIAKECAILTEGGVAVEGSEFRNLSPEQMRDIIPNIQVMARSLPLDKHTLVSNLRNMFGEVVAVTGDGTNDAPALHEADIGLAMGIAGTEVAKENADVIIMDDNFTTIVNVAKWGRAIYINIQKFVQFQLTVNIVALVINFVSACITGSAPLTAVQLLWVNLIMDTLGALALATEPPNDGLMERPPVGRKASFITKPMWRNIFGQSLYQLIVLALLTFDGKRLLGLTGSDATQVLNTLIFNSFVFCQVFNEINSREIEKINIFRGMFDSKIFFAVIFSTVAFQAIIVEFLGTFASTVPLNWQHWLLSVLIGAVSMPISAILKCIPVERDTTTKNHDGYEALPSGPELA; encoded by the exons CTATTAGTTCAGCAGTTGAATACGAGCTATCAGAAAAGACAAGAGAATCTGGTTTCAGAATTGAACCAGATGATATAGCAACGCTTGTTTCTGCCCATGATCTAAAGAACTTTAAAAAAATCGGCAGAGCTGAAGGGATTGCGAGGAAACTCTCAGTCTCTGTGAACGATGGTGTTAGTCAAGATAGTATACATAATAGGCAACAAATTTATGGACTTAACCGCTACACGGAGAGACCTTCAAAATCTTTCTTGATGTTTGTTTGGGAGGCATTGCATGACTTAACACTAATCATTCTCATAGTTTGTGCTCTAGTTTCTATAGCTATAGGGCTTCCCACTGAAGGATGGCCAAAGGGTGTTTATGATGGTCTTGGTATCATACTTAGTGTGTTTTTGGTTGTTACTGTTACTGCTATTAGTGACTACCAGCAATCCTTGCAGTTCAGGGATTTGGacaaagagaagaaaaagctcTTTGTCCAGGTGACCAGGGATGGGAAGAGACAGAAGGTTTCTATTTACGATTTGGTAGTCGGAGATATTGTCCATTTGTCAACTGGTGATCAAGTTCCAGCTGATGGAGTTTTTGTAACTGGATACTCATTACTAATTGATGAATCAAGTTTGTCAGGTGAGAGTGAACCAGTAAATATAGATGAACAAAAACCTTTTCTTCTTGCGGGAACCAAAGTGCAGGATGGTCAGGGAAAGATGATTGTTACAACGGTTGGCATGAGGACTGAATGGGGGAAGTTGATGGAAACTTTAAGTGAGGGAGGTGAGGAGGAGACTCCattgcaagtgaaattgcatGGAGTTGCAACAATTATTGGGAAAATTGGGTTGGCTTTTGCCGTGTTGACATTTATCGTGTTGACAATAAGGTTTCTTGTTGAGAAAGCAGTCTCTGGTGACTTTGGTAGTTGGTCCATGAATGATGCAATGAAACTGCTGGACTACTTTGCTATTGCAGTGACCATAATAGTTGTCGCAATTCCGGAAGGATTACCATTAGCTGTGACACTTAGTCTTGCTTTTGCaatgaaaaaattaatgaatGACAAGGCACTTGTGAGACATCTTTCCGCATGTGAGACTATGGGTTCTGCAAGTTGCATTTGCACAGACAAGACAGGAACATTGACCACTAACCATATGGTTGTGAACAAGATTTGGGTATGCGAAAAAGAGGCCGAGATCAAAGGTAATGAGGGTGCAGAGAAGCTGAAAACAGAGATACCTGAGGAAGTAATGAGCATCCTTTTACAGGCTATATTTCAAAATACATCTTCTGAAGTAGTTAAGGATGAAACCGGTAATAACACAATATTGGGAACACCAACAGAATCAGCATTGTTGGAATTTGGTTTGCTCACAGgtggtgattttgatgcacagCGCAGTACCTATAAGATAATTAAGGTTGAGCCTTTCAATTCAGTTCGGAAGAAGATGTCTGTGCTTGTGAGTCTTCCTAATGGAGGGGTCAGAGCTTTCTGCAAAGGAGCATCAGAAATAATACTAAGAATGTGTGACAAAATTATTGATTCTAATGGAAATGCTGCTGATCTTCCTGAAGAACAGGCGAATAAAGTTAACGATGTCATAAATAATTTTGCCTCTGAAGCTCTGAGAACTCTTTGTTTGGCTGTTAAAGATATAGACGCAACAGAAGGGGAAAGCAGTATCCCTGATCATGGCTATACTCTGATAGCAATTGTAGGAATCAAGGATCCTGTGCGGCCCGGGGTCAGGAAAGCTGTTCAAACTTGTTTAGCAGCTGGAATAACCGTCCGTATGGTGACCGGTGATAACATAAATACAGCTAGAGCCATAGCTAAAGAATGTGCTATACTCACCGAGGGTGGTGTAGCTGTAGAAGGATCAGAGTTTCGAAACTTGTCGCCGGAGCAAATGAGAGATATCATACCAAATATTCAG GTAATGGCACGTTCCCTACCGCTTGACAAGCACACTTTAGTATCCAATTTGAGGAATATGTTTGGTGAGGTTGTAGCTGTAACTGGTGATGGAACCAATGATGCTCCTGCACTGCATGAGGCAGACATTGGACTTGCCATGGGGATCGCTGGAACTGAG GTTGCCAAAGAAAATGCTGATGTGATTATAATGGATGATAACTTCACTACTATCGTTAACGTGGCCAAATGGGGACGTGCCATATACATaaacatacaaaaatttgtGCAGTTTCAGCTAACTGTAAATATTGTTGCTCTGGTTATCAACTTTGTTTCTGCATGCATCACTG GATCTGCACCACTCACAGCTGTTCAGTTGCTTTGGGTAAATTTGATTATGGACACATTGGGTGCATTGGCTCTGGCTACTGAGCCTCCCAATGATGGACTAATGGAAAGACCCCCAGTTGGAAGAAAAGCAAGTTTTATCACCAAACCAATGTGGAGGAATATCTTTGGTCAGAGTTTGTATCAATTGATTGTCCTTGCACTTCTCACTTTTGATGGGAAGAGGCTACTGGGACTTACTGGTTCAGATGCAACTCAAGTGCTCAACACTTTGATCTTCAACTCCTTTGTATTTTGCCAG GTATTCAATGAGATAAACAGCagagaaattgaaaagataaacaTATTCAGAGGCATGTTCGACAGCAAGATATTCTTTGCTGTCATTTTCTCGACAGTGGCATTTCAAGCAATCATAGTCGAGTTCCTGGGAACCTTTGCGAGCACGGTACCTCTGAACTGGCAGCACTGGTTGCTCAGTGTATTAATTGGAGCAGTCAGCATGCCCATATCTGCTATTCTCAAGTGCATTCCAGTTGAAAGAGACACaacaacaaagaaccatgatGGTTATGAAGCACTTCCATCTGGTCCGGAGCTTGCttaa